The Fictibacillus arsenicus genome contains a region encoding:
- a CDS encoding glycerol-3-phosphate acyltransferase yields MIIQMEFQWVLYLIASYLVGGLMTGFLVAKLLRGHDLRVMGSGNIGARNAGRVLGPSGFVLTLAGDILKAAAVVWAGIELGFPPNIQLLGFLAVVIGHLYPIFLRFKGGKGVASFIGGLLVFNWLSAVLVGVAFLLFYSIKRSLTVAGLFAFALAPFFYWLLEKQWLETLILIPISLLVVYVQKDDIKERLMLRE; encoded by the coding sequence ATGATCATACAAATGGAATTCCAATGGGTGTTGTATTTAATCGCAAGTTATCTTGTCGGTGGTTTGATGACAGGATTTCTTGTAGCGAAATTGTTAAGAGGCCACGATCTAAGAGTGATGGGCAGCGGCAACATAGGTGCAAGAAATGCTGGACGTGTTCTTGGACCATCTGGTTTTGTACTAACATTAGCCGGTGATATTCTTAAAGCAGCTGCGGTAGTCTGGGCAGGAATTGAATTAGGTTTTCCACCCAATATTCAGTTGCTTGGATTTTTGGCAGTAGTCATAGGACACCTTTATCCAATATTCCTTCGATTTAAAGGAGGAAAAGGAGTAGCTTCGTTTATAGGGGGATTGCTAGTTTTTAATTGGCTGTCTGCCGTACTAGTGGGAGTTGCGTTCCTGCTGTTCTATTCCATTAAAAGGAGTCTTACAGTAGCTGGTCTTTTTGCATTTGCACTTGCTCCATTTTTTTATTGGCTGTTAGAAAAGCAATGGCTAGAAACTCTTATCCTCATTCCAATCAGTCTGCTAGTTGTATATGTACAAAAGGATGATATTAAAGAACGGCTCATGTTAAGGGAATAA
- a CDS encoding adenylosuccinate synthase, with translation MSSVVVVGTQWGDEGKGKITDYLSEKAEVVARYQGGNNAGHTIVFEGKKYKLHLIPSGIFYKDKICVIGNGMVVDPKAVLEELAYLHSHGVSTDNLRISNRAHVILPYHLRQDILEEESKGANKIGTTKKGIGPAYMDKAARIGIRIADLLDREVFEEKLERNLAEKNRLFERIYESEGFTKEEILDEYFEYGQQIEKYVVDTSVVLNDALDDGRRVLFEGAQGVMLDIDQGTYPFVTSSNPIAGGVTIGSGVGPSKINHVVGVSKAYTTRVGDGPFPTELHDEIGNQIREVGREYGTTTGRPRRVGWFDAVVVRHARRVSGITDLSLNSIDVLTGIETLKICVAYKYKGELTYEFPASLKVLAECEPVFEEMPGWTEDITGVKDLGELPENARHYVERISQVTGIPLSIFSVGPDRAQTNMVRGVFA, from the coding sequence ATGTCATCAGTAGTAGTAGTGGGAACACAATGGGGAGATGAAGGAAAAGGTAAGATTACCGATTATCTCTCAGAAAAAGCAGAAGTAGTAGCAAGATATCAAGGCGGAAACAACGCTGGTCATACAATTGTATTTGAAGGAAAAAAATATAAGCTTCACCTGATTCCATCTGGAATCTTTTATAAGGATAAAATCTGTGTAATCGGAAACGGTATGGTTGTTGATCCAAAAGCTGTTCTTGAAGAGCTAGCATATCTTCACAGCCATGGGGTAAGTACAGATAATCTTCGTATCTCAAACCGTGCTCATGTTATCCTTCCTTATCATCTTCGACAAGATATTTTAGAAGAAGAAAGCAAGGGTGCTAACAAGATCGGTACTACGAAAAAGGGTATCGGCCCTGCATATATGGATAAAGCAGCGCGTATCGGCATTCGAATCGCGGATTTATTAGACCGTGAAGTATTTGAAGAAAAGCTTGAGCGCAACTTAGCTGAAAAGAACCGCTTGTTTGAGCGTATTTATGAATCAGAAGGCTTTACGAAAGAAGAAATCCTGGACGAGTACTTTGAATACGGCCAGCAAATCGAAAAGTATGTTGTGGATACATCTGTCGTATTGAATGATGCTTTAGATGATGGCCGCCGTGTTCTATTTGAAGGGGCTCAAGGCGTTATGCTTGATATCGACCAAGGAACATATCCTTTCGTAACATCTTCAAATCCGATCGCAGGCGGAGTTACAATCGGTTCTGGTGTAGGTCCATCTAAGATCAATCACGTTGTAGGTGTTTCAAAAGCTTACACAACACGTGTCGGTGATGGCCCGTTCCCTACTGAACTTCATGATGAAATCGGAAATCAAATCCGTGAAGTTGGCCGTGAGTACGGTACGACAACTGGACGTCCACGCCGTGTTGGATGGTTTGACGCTGTTGTAGTACGTCATGCTCGCCGTGTTTCAGGTATTACAGATCTTTCTCTGAACTCAATCGACGTTTTAACAGGTATTGAAACATTGAAAATCTGTGTAGCTTACAAGTACAAAGGTGAATTAACATATGAGTTCCCGGCTAGCCTTAAAGTGCTTGCTGAATGTGAGCCTGTATTTGAAGAAATGCCAGGCTGGACGGAAGACATTACAGGCGTAAAAGACCTTGGAGAACTTCCTGAAAATGCGCGTCATTATGTAGAACGCATCTCACAAGTAACAGGTATTCCGCTATCCATCTTCTCAGTTGGACCTGACCGTGCACAAACAAACATGGTTAGAGGCGTGTTTGCTTAA
- a CDS encoding UPF0158 family protein, protein MFIEKLMVAYMDNAADHIYYLDKNEQVILLDAIEPGGLPNLEFLDADEPERFIEIPKVMNVESFSWMVEFESQNQNNELLHALNENNPFERFNETIEQLSLTEKWHAFQKEKVKSRIESWLSEKQITELEKQLD, encoded by the coding sequence TTGTTTATTGAAAAATTAATGGTTGCTTATATGGATAACGCTGCTGACCACATTTACTATTTAGATAAAAATGAACAAGTAATTCTTCTCGATGCGATAGAACCAGGAGGATTGCCTAATTTAGAGTTTTTAGATGCTGATGAGCCAGAACGTTTTATTGAGATCCCAAAAGTGATGAACGTTGAGTCCTTTAGCTGGATGGTCGAATTTGAAAGTCAAAATCAAAATAATGAATTATTGCATGCACTTAATGAAAATAATCCGTTTGAACGATTTAATGAAACGATCGAACAGCTCAGTTTAACGGAAAAATGGCATGCCTTTCAAAAAGAAAAAGTGAAAAGCCGCATCGAAAGTTGGCTATCCGAAAAGCAGATTACAGAATTGGAAAAGCAGCTGGACTAA
- the dnaB gene encoding replicative DNA helicase gives MSDLFADRIPPQNIEAEQAVLGAIFLEPEALITASEILLPEDFYRATHQRIYRVMLDLNAKGEPVDLITVTSELSDNNQLDEVGGLSFLTELADSAPTAANIEYYSKIVEEKSLLRRLIRTATDITANSYAREEEVEAILNEAEKSILEVANRKNTSAFTQIKDVLVHAYDNIEALHNRKGDITGVPTGFNDLDRMTAGFQRNDLIIVAARPSVGKTAFALNIAQNVATKTEENVAIFSLEMGAEQLVMRMLCAEGNIDAQRLRTGALIPEDWQKLTMAMGSLSAAGIYIDDTPGIRINDIRAKCRRLKQEKGLGMILIDYLQLIMGSGKSGENRQQEVSEISRSLKALARELEVPVIALSQLSRGVESRQDKRPMMSDIRESGSIEQDADIVAFLYRDDYYDKESESKNIIEIIIAKQRNGPTGTVELAFVKEYNKFVNLDRRHDESAIPPGA, from the coding sequence ATGAGTGATTTATTTGCCGATCGCATACCGCCGCAGAATATTGAAGCGGAACAGGCGGTGCTGGGTGCTATCTTTCTGGAGCCCGAAGCTCTGATTACTGCTTCTGAAATTTTGCTTCCAGAAGATTTCTACCGAGCTACACATCAAAGAATATATCGTGTCATGCTGGACTTAAACGCAAAAGGAGAACCCGTTGACCTCATCACAGTAACTTCTGAGCTTTCCGATAATAATCAGCTGGATGAAGTAGGCGGCTTATCCTTTTTAACAGAACTTGCCGACAGTGCTCCAACTGCGGCAAACATTGAATACTACAGCAAAATTGTAGAAGAGAAGTCCTTGCTGCGTCGTTTGATTCGAACTGCTACTGATATAACAGCGAACAGTTATGCCCGTGAAGAAGAAGTAGAAGCGATCTTGAATGAAGCGGAGAAATCCATATTAGAGGTTGCGAACCGAAAAAATACGAGCGCGTTTACTCAGATTAAAGATGTTTTAGTACATGCTTATGACAACATTGAAGCTCTTCATAACCGTAAAGGGGATATCACTGGGGTTCCGACAGGCTTTAATGATCTGGACAGGATGACTGCTGGTTTCCAGAGAAACGATCTGATTATCGTTGCAGCACGTCCTTCAGTTGGTAAAACCGCCTTTGCCTTGAATATTGCTCAAAATGTTGCTACCAAAACAGAAGAAAACGTTGCGATATTCAGTCTTGAGATGGGTGCTGAGCAGCTTGTCATGCGTATGCTTTGTGCGGAAGGAAATATCGATGCACAGCGTCTGCGTACAGGTGCACTGATTCCGGAGGACTGGCAAAAGCTTACGATGGCGATGGGAAGTCTTTCAGCTGCTGGTATCTATATCGACGATACACCGGGAATCAGAATCAATGACATCCGTGCAAAATGCCGCCGCTTGAAGCAGGAAAAAGGCTTAGGGATGATTCTTATCGATTACTTGCAGCTTATTATGGGAAGCGGGAAATCCGGTGAGAACCGTCAGCAGGAAGTTTCTGAAATCTCCCGTTCACTAAAAGCACTTGCGCGTGAGCTGGAAGTGCCTGTTATTGCCTTGTCTCAGCTATCCCGTGGTGTTGAATCCCGTCAGGATAAGCGCCCGATGATGTCTGATATCCGTGAATCAGGTTCCATCGAGCAGGATGCCGATATCGTAGCCTTCCTGTATCGTGATGACTATTATGATAAAGAATCTGAGAGCAAGAACATCATTGAAATCATTATTGCGAAGCAGCGTAATGGTCCAACTGGAACGGTAGAGCTAGCATTCGTAAAAGAATATAATAAATTCGTTAACCTGGACCGGCGGCACGATGAAAGTGCCATTCCGCCAGGCGCATAA
- the rplI gene encoding 50S ribosomal protein L9 has product MKVIFLQDVKGKGKKGEVKNVSEGYARNFLFPKNLASEATAGAMAALQGQQKSEEKKQQAQLEEAEALKAKLAEMTITIKTKTGEGGRVFGSVTSKQIADGLKEQGIKIDKRKIELADPIKSLGYTNVPIKIHSQVTGTVKVHVTEE; this is encoded by the coding sequence ATGAAAGTAATTTTTCTTCAAGATGTAAAAGGCAAAGGTAAAAAAGGGGAAGTAAAGAACGTTTCTGAGGGGTACGCACGAAACTTTCTTTTTCCTAAAAACTTAGCTTCAGAAGCAACGGCAGGTGCGATGGCAGCACTTCAAGGGCAGCAGAAGAGTGAAGAGAAAAAGCAGCAGGCACAGCTAGAAGAGGCTGAAGCACTTAAAGCGAAGCTAGCTGAAATGACCATCACCATTAAAACAAAAACAGGTGAAGGCGGCCGAGTATTTGGTTCTGTCACAAGCAAACAGATTGCTGACGGATTAAAAGAACAAGGCATTAAAATCGACAAGCGTAAAATCGAGCTTGCTGACCCGATTAAATCACTAGGCTACACGAATGTACCTATTAAAATTCATTCGCAAGTAACAGGAACAGTTAAAGTACACGTAACGGAAGAATAA
- a CDS encoding DHH family phosphoesterase, which translates to MPKFLLKRWHGYPVIALFVTSVVLVSIITYFQWMIGMAGFVLLGGLFYYAMRAEASFQEELGDYISTLSHRLKKVGEEALMEMPIGIILYDEDFKIEWANPYMGALIEEESFIGHSLNHVSEELIPYLKSDAKEEVIKINTHKFQVNFKKEDRLLYFFDVTEQLDLERLYDEEQTVMAIIYLDNYDEVTQGLDDQFRSTINSKVTSVLNAWANEHGIFLKRTSSERFLAVFNQRILYELEKNKFSVLDEVRESTAKQNVSLTLSIGVAAGTSSLPELGQLSQSSLDLALGRGGDQVAIKQTNGKVRFYGGKTNPVEKRTRVRARVISHALSELVADSDKVMIMGHKNPDMDSIGSAIGILKVAQVNGKDGYVVLDQSDIDIGVQRLMDEIKETESVWKFFITPEEALEIASRDTLLVVVDTHKPSMVIEEKLLTKLDHVVVIDHHRRGEEFIKDPVLVYMEPYASSTAELVTELLEYQPKRLKMRMLEATALLAGIIVDTKSFTLRTGSRTFDAASYLRAHGADTILVQKFLKEDLNTYTRRSKLIESAEVYKKGIVIAKSTPEDAYNQVVIAQAADILLSMNGIQASFVISNRIDGKVSISARSLGDINVQMIMERLEGGGHLTNAACQIENSTIDEAERHLKQIIDEYIEGGEEE; encoded by the coding sequence ATGCCAAAGTTTTTGTTAAAACGGTGGCATGGTTATCCCGTCATCGCCTTATTTGTTACTTCTGTTGTACTGGTGAGCATCATCACATATTTTCAATGGATGATCGGAATGGCAGGCTTCGTGCTATTAGGCGGCTTATTTTATTATGCCATGAGAGCCGAAGCAAGTTTTCAGGAGGAACTAGGTGACTATATTTCTACGCTTTCGCATCGCTTAAAGAAAGTGGGCGAAGAAGCGCTGATGGAAATGCCGATCGGGATTATTTTGTATGATGAGGATTTCAAGATTGAGTGGGCGAACCCATACATGGGGGCACTGATTGAAGAAGAATCCTTTATCGGGCATTCTCTAAACCATGTTTCAGAAGAACTTATTCCTTATTTAAAAAGTGATGCTAAGGAAGAAGTTATTAAGATTAATACACATAAATTCCAAGTGAATTTCAAGAAGGAAGACCGGCTCCTGTACTTTTTTGACGTAACCGAGCAGCTTGATCTTGAGCGTTTATATGATGAAGAACAAACGGTTATGGCGATTATCTATCTTGATAATTATGATGAAGTTACACAAGGGTTGGACGATCAATTCCGCTCGACGATCAACTCAAAAGTAACTTCTGTTTTGAATGCGTGGGCGAACGAACATGGCATCTTCCTTAAACGAACGTCATCAGAGCGTTTTTTAGCTGTTTTTAACCAGCGGATTTTATATGAATTAGAAAAGAATAAATTTAGTGTTCTAGATGAAGTCAGAGAATCAACGGCAAAGCAGAATGTTTCTCTTACGTTAAGTATCGGTGTCGCAGCCGGAACATCTTCGCTTCCTGAACTGGGCCAGCTTTCCCAATCCAGTCTTGATCTAGCTCTTGGACGCGGAGGCGACCAGGTTGCAATCAAGCAGACGAACGGAAAGGTGCGTTTCTATGGAGGCAAAACGAATCCTGTAGAAAAACGGACTCGTGTTCGTGCTAGGGTTATTTCCCATGCGCTGAGCGAATTAGTAGCTGACAGCGATAAAGTGATGATCATGGGGCATAAGAACCCGGATATGGATTCTATCGGGTCTGCTATCGGTATTTTAAAAGTGGCTCAAGTCAACGGGAAAGACGGTTATGTTGTACTGGATCAGTCAGATATCGATATTGGTGTTCAGCGCCTGATGGATGAGATCAAAGAAACGGAATCCGTCTGGAAGTTCTTTATCACGCCTGAAGAGGCACTCGAGATTGCTTCACGAGATACGCTCCTTGTTGTAGTCGATACACACAAACCATCGATGGTTATTGAAGAAAAACTGTTAACCAAGCTCGATCATGTCGTTGTTATCGACCATCACCGCCGCGGTGAAGAGTTTATTAAAGACCCTGTACTCGTTTACATGGAGCCTTATGCTTCCTCAACGGCTGAGCTTGTAACAGAGCTTTTAGAATATCAGCCTAAGAGGCTGAAAATGCGCATGCTTGAGGCGACAGCCCTTCTTGCAGGGATTATTGTAGATACGAAGAGTTTTACGCTTAGAACCGGTTCTCGCACGTTTGATGCTGCTTCTTATTTAAGGGCGCACGGAGCCGATACGATTCTCGTACAAAAGTTTTTAAAAGAAGATTTAAATACGTACACAAGACGCTCGAAGCTCATTGAGAGCGCTGAAGTTTATAAAAAAGGTATTGTAATCGCAAAAAGTACACCTGAGGATGCTTATAATCAGGTAGTTATCGCTCAAGCAGCAGATATTTTATTATCGATGAACGGTATTCAGGCGTCCTTTGTTATTTCAAACCGCATTGATGGGAAAGTAAGCATCAGTGCACGCTCACTTGGGGATATCAACGTGCAGATGATCATGGAACGATTAGAAGGCGGAGGGCATCTGACAAATGCCGCTTGCCAGATCGAAAACAGCACGATTGATGAAGCTGAAAGACATTTAAAGCAGATCATTGATGAGTATATTGAAGGGGGAGAAGAGGAATGA
- a CDS encoding YybS family protein produces the protein MRNTKVLVEGAVVSGIYTLLFLMSMYIPFFSLFSLFILPLPFIIYLYRHNLKAGLLLWAVTFGVSLAFGGINGIIVTLFSGLTGIVMGELYRRKKSAFAVLLGASLANLLNMLGTIIIAQVVMGINFVKELETQFQSAIGTAEDFYRSSGQDPSQIEKFKEQAELIPMMLPTYIIGGAVILAFLTHLAARMLMKRLRYDIPSFPPFREWNLPKSFLWYYIVAIVLTFSTPDKGTALYIVTINLYMILSFVLIIQGFTVIFYYAWIKNWKRKRIILLIILLFLLNSFLPIPLEVVKFLGIIDLGFMIKKRLKPKQ, from the coding sequence ATGCGCAATACTAAAGTGTTGGTAGAGGGTGCTGTCGTTTCAGGCATTTACACTCTTCTTTTTTTAATGAGTATGTACATACCGTTTTTTAGCCTGTTTTCTTTATTTATTCTGCCCCTGCCTTTTATTATCTATCTTTACCGGCACAATCTGAAAGCCGGCCTGCTTCTTTGGGCAGTAACGTTTGGTGTATCCCTTGCGTTTGGGGGGATCAACGGTATTATTGTAACCCTCTTTTCTGGATTGACCGGAATTGTGATGGGGGAACTTTATAGAAGAAAAAAATCTGCTTTTGCTGTTCTGCTTGGTGCCAGTTTAGCGAACCTTTTAAACATGCTGGGTACAATTATAATTGCACAAGTAGTGATGGGCATTAATTTTGTTAAAGAGCTAGAGACTCAGTTTCAGAGTGCCATAGGGACTGCAGAAGATTTCTATAGATCGAGCGGACAAGATCCTTCACAAATTGAAAAGTTTAAAGAACAAGCGGAATTGATTCCGATGATGCTGCCTACTTATATTATAGGGGGAGCAGTCATTCTTGCCTTTTTAACACATCTCGCAGCAAGAATGCTGATGAAGAGGCTCAGGTATGATATCCCTTCGTTTCCTCCATTTCGGGAGTGGAACCTGCCGAAATCATTTTTGTGGTATTATATTGTAGCGATTGTTTTAACATTCAGTACGCCTGACAAAGGCACTGCTTTATATATTGTAACGATAAATTTGTATATGATATTATCGTTTGTACTAATTATACAAGGTTTTACAGTCATTTTTTATTATGCCTGGATAAAGAATTGGAAGAGAAAAAGAATCATATTGTTGATTATACTATTATTTTTGCTGAACTCTTTCCTGCCAATTCCTCTGGAAGTCGTGAAATTCTTAGGTATAATTGATTTAGGCTTTATGATAAAAAAACGGTTGAAACCAAAACAGTAG
- a CDS encoding VOC family protein, which produces MQQTKVTPFQIPYLQLPVKDPVRSAEFYQKIFGMEFSFPYNPEDGAAYMMYRDNVAVGLIECVEIPSFDFMNKKGERQAVLTFEINDIHTFYKELQTQGIETEEMTFKPDGGYNFIVRDPDGHASHVWGGWPEEVK; this is translated from the coding sequence ATGCAGCAAACGAAAGTAACGCCTTTTCAAATTCCATATCTTCAATTGCCGGTAAAAGATCCTGTTCGATCTGCTGAATTTTACCAAAAAATATTCGGGATGGAATTTTCTTTTCCTTATAATCCTGAAGACGGTGCAGCATATATGATGTATCGTGATAATGTTGCTGTTGGTTTAATCGAATGCGTAGAAATTCCAAGCTTTGATTTTATGAATAAAAAAGGCGAGCGGCAGGCAGTTCTTACGTTTGAAATAAATGATATCCACACATTTTATAAAGAACTTCAAACTCAGGGAATTGAAACGGAAGAAATGACATTTAAGCCTGACGGGGGTTATAACTTTATCGTCAGAGACCCAGATGGGCATGCTTCACACGTATGGGGCGGATGGCCAGAGGAAGTTAAATAA
- the rpsR gene encoding 30S ribosomal protein S18, with protein sequence MAGRRGGRQKRRKVCFFTVNKITYIDYKDTDLLKRFISERGKILPRRVTGTSAKYQRQLTRAIKRSRYMALLPYVSE encoded by the coding sequence ATGGCTGGACGTCGTGGTGGACGCCAAAAGCGTCGTAAGGTTTGTTTCTTCACTGTAAACAAGATCACTTACATCGACTACAAGGACACTGATCTTTTGAAGCGTTTCATTTCTGAGCGCGGTAAGATTCTTCCTCGTCGTGTAACTGGTACATCTGCTAAATATCAACGTCAATTGACTCGTGCGATCAAACGCTCGCGTTACATGGCTTTGTTACCATATGTATCTGAATAA
- the ssb gene encoding single-stranded DNA-binding protein yields MLNRVVLVGRLTKDPELKYTPNGVAVANFTLAVNRPFSNQQGEREADFINCVVWRKPAENVANYLKKGSLAGVDGRVQTRSYDNQQGQRVYVTEVMAESVQFLEPKNANAGGQQYQGGSNFGGPSNDRGFGQQNQNRSYGSDNGFGGQQQQQQNPKRNNFNDDPFANDGTPIDISDDDLPF; encoded by the coding sequence ATGCTAAATCGTGTAGTACTGGTGGGACGTTTAACGAAAGACCCAGAATTAAAGTACACTCCAAACGGTGTGGCAGTAGCTAATTTCACACTTGCTGTAAATCGTCCTTTTTCGAATCAGCAAGGTGAGCGTGAAGCAGATTTTATTAACTGTGTCGTTTGGCGGAAGCCCGCTGAAAACGTGGCAAACTACCTGAAAAAAGGTTCTCTTGCCGGAGTGGATGGACGTGTACAAACACGTTCTTACGATAACCAGCAGGGTCAAAGAGTCTATGTTACTGAAGTAATGGCAGAAAGTGTTCAATTCCTTGAACCTAAAAACGCTAACGCAGGCGGCCAGCAATATCAAGGCGGCAGCAACTTTGGTGGACCATCAAATGACCGCGGATTTGGGCAGCAAAATCAGAACCGCAGCTATGGAAGTGACAACGGATTTGGCGGACAGCAGCAACAGCAGCAGAACCCAAAACGTAATAACTTCAACGATGACCCGTTTGCAAATGATGGCACGCCGATCGACATTTCTGATGACGATCTGCCATTCTAA
- the rpsF gene encoding 30S ribosomal protein S6, whose product MKKYEIMYIVRPNIEEEALKATKERAKSILTDNGAEIANEKEMGKKRLAYEINDFRDGYYTLLDVVAPNEAINEFDRLMKINEDVLRFMTIVDERN is encoded by the coding sequence ATGAAAAAGTACGAAATCATGTACATCGTCCGTCCGAATATTGAAGAGGAAGCTCTTAAAGCAACAAAAGAGCGTGCGAAAAGCATCCTAACTGATAACGGTGCGGAAATCGCGAACGAAAAGGAAATGGGTAAGAAGCGTTTAGCTTACGAAATCAATGACTTCCGCGATGGATACTACACACTTTTAGATGTTGTAGCTCCAAACGAAGCGATTAATGAATTTGACCGTCTTATGAAGATCAACGAAGATGTTCTTCGTTTTATGACAATCGTAGACGAAAGAAATTAA
- the ychF gene encoding redox-regulated ATPase YchF produces the protein MALTTGIVGLPNVGKSTLFNAITQAGAESANYPFCTIDPNVGIVEVPDHRLQKLTELVQPKKVVPTTFEFTDIAGIVKGASKGEGLGNKFLSHIRQTDAILQVVRCFDDENITHVHGKVNPIDDIEVINLELIFADLESIDKRIARVEKLAKSKDKEAVAEFAVLSKVKEALMQELPARSVDLTAEEKKIVHAMHLLTMKPILYVANVSEDELLEGTNEHVEAVKEYAARENAEVIVICAKVEEEIAELDGDEKMAFLGELGIEEAGLDKLIRASYSLLGLATYFTAGVQEVRAWTFRKGMKAPACAGIIHTDFERGFIRAEVVAYDDLMAAGNMAAAKEKGKVRLEGKEYEMKDGDVVHFRFNV, from the coding sequence GTGGCTCTTACAACTGGAATCGTTGGTTTGCCGAACGTTGGTAAATCAACATTGTTTAACGCTATTACTCAGGCAGGTGCGGAATCTGCCAACTATCCATTCTGTACGATCGACCCTAACGTAGGGATCGTAGAAGTACCGGATCACAGACTTCAAAAGTTAACGGAACTTGTGCAGCCTAAAAAAGTTGTTCCGACAACTTTTGAATTTACCGATATTGCAGGTATCGTAAAAGGGGCAAGTAAAGGGGAAGGACTTGGAAACAAATTCTTATCCCATATCCGTCAAACAGATGCAATTTTACAAGTTGTTCGCTGTTTTGATGATGAAAACATCACACACGTTCACGGAAAAGTAAATCCGATCGATGATATTGAAGTTATTAACCTTGAGTTAATCTTTGCTGATTTAGAGTCTATCGATAAGCGCATTGCACGTGTTGAGAAATTGGCAAAATCGAAGGACAAAGAAGCGGTAGCTGAATTTGCTGTTCTTTCAAAAGTTAAAGAAGCACTAATGCAAGAGCTTCCTGCAAGAAGTGTGGACTTAACAGCTGAAGAGAAAAAGATTGTTCATGCGATGCACTTGCTGACAATGAAGCCGATCTTATATGTCGCAAATGTTAGTGAAGATGAGCTTCTTGAAGGAACAAACGAGCACGTTGAAGCGGTAAAAGAATATGCTGCTCGTGAAAATGCGGAAGTTATTGTGATCTGTGCAAAAGTTGAAGAAGAGATCGCTGAGCTTGATGGGGATGAAAAAATGGCATTCCTTGGTGAGCTTGGTATTGAAGAAGCGGGACTTGATAAGCTGATTCGTGCTTCTTATTCACTATTAGGGTTAGCAACTTACTTTACAGCAGGTGTACAGGAAGTACGTGCCTGGACGTTCCGTAAAGGAATGAAAGCTCCTGCATGTGCTGGAATCATCCATACTGACTTTGAAAGAGGATTTATCCGTGCAGAGGTTGTAGCTTATGACGACCTTATGGCTGCAGGCAACATGGCTGCTGCTAAAGAAAAAGGGAAAGTTCGTCTAGAAGGTAAAGAATACGAGATGAAAGATGGAGATGTTGTTCATTTCCGTTTTAATGTTTAA
- a CDS encoding DUF951 domain-containing protein has translation MQQKEFYLHDEVEMKKQHPCGTNRWKVIRMGADIRIKCMGCQHSVMLPRSEFAKKIKKVLASPGE, from the coding sequence ATGCAGCAAAAAGAATTTTACCTTCATGATGAAGTAGAAATGAAGAAACAGCACCCATGTGGAACGAATCGATGGAAGGTTATTCGCATGGGTGCAGATATCCGGATTAAGTGTATGGGTTGTCAGCACAGTGTAATGCTGCCTAGATCCGAATTTGCGAAGAAAATAAAGAAAGTATTAGCATCACCAGGAGAGTAA